From the genome of Campylobacter concisus, one region includes:
- a CDS encoding ABC transporter ATP-binding protein gives MKFEIKNLSCGYDKKVVIENFNANLQDGDIFCLLGSNGVGKTTTFKTILGFLKPLGGEILIDSKDALKMSEKERASFISYVPQAHTPPFAFNVFDVVMMSANARLGIFERPSKEDEKIALDALKTLNLESFKDKIYTDLSGGERQMVLIARALAQRSKVMLLDEPTTNLDFGNQMRVLKEIKKLAKQGYIIILTSHQPEQVFYLNAKVAMLGRDKNYIYGEASEVMNGENLKKIYGVDIRVVKNIVDEREHYSCVMVD, from the coding sequence GTGAAATTTGAGATAAAAAATTTAAGCTGCGGCTACGACAAAAAGGTCGTTATAGAAAATTTCAATGCAAATTTACAAGATGGCGACATCTTTTGCCTGCTTGGTAGCAATGGCGTTGGCAAAACGACGACGTTTAAGACTATACTTGGCTTTTTAAAGCCACTTGGGGGCGAAATTTTAATAGACAGCAAAGATGCGCTAAAAATGAGCGAAAAAGAGCGAGCAAGCTTTATAAGCTACGTCCCGCAAGCTCACACGCCGCCATTTGCTTTTAACGTTTTTGACGTGGTGATGATGAGTGCAAATGCCAGACTTGGTATATTTGAGCGCCCTAGCAAAGAGGATGAGAAGATAGCGCTAGATGCGTTAAAGACGCTAAATTTAGAGAGCTTTAAAGATAAAATTTACACCGATCTAAGCGGTGGCGAGCGGCAAATGGTGCTGATAGCTAGGGCTTTAGCGCAACGCTCAAAGGTTATGCTACTTGACGAGCCAACGACAAATTTAGACTTTGGTAATCAAATGCGAGTTTTAAAAGAGATAAAAAAGCTCGCAAAGCAAGGCTACATCATTATCCTCACCTCGCATCAGCCAGAGCAGGTCTTTTATCTAAATGCAAAGGTTGCGATGCTTGGGCGTGATAAAAACTACATCTACGGCGAGGCTAGCGAGGTGATGAATGGCGAAAATTTAAAGAAAATTTACGGCGTAGATATACGAGTGGTGAAAAATATCGTCGATGAGCGCGAGCATTACTCTTGCGTGATGGTGGATTGA
- a CDS encoding FecCD family ABC transporter permease has protein sequence MSSKKIIFALFALLLLVLFFSLGIGRYEISYAQIFEFIRSAILNEQPSDEQGYTVFTLIRLPRVLFAVLVGAALASSGAVYQGLFKNPLVSPDILGVSSGAAVGASVAIILNFNYIGVQLSAFACGLFAVFAVVFISSVIAKGRLNLLVMVLTGIVISSLFGALSSLIKFLADSEDKLPEVTFWLMGSLARSGGYKNLALLFCVVMICLVPLFMLRYKLNTLSFGEEEARAMGLNVKFYNIIIIIASTLLTATCVSFCGIVGWVGLVIPHIMRFVVGANFITLFPASLLGGGLFLLIVDTTSRSLMVSEIPLGVITSLVGAPLFVYLLYKSKKGFA, from the coding sequence TTGAGTAGCAAAAAGATCATTTTCGCATTATTTGCGCTTCTTTTGCTGGTGCTCTTTTTTTCGCTAGGTATCGGACGCTACGAGATAAGCTACGCTCAAATTTTTGAGTTTATAAGATCAGCCATTTTAAACGAGCAACCAAGCGACGAGCAAGGCTACACGGTTTTTACGCTCATTCGTTTGCCAAGGGTGCTTTTTGCCGTCCTTGTTGGAGCAGCGCTTGCTAGCTCTGGAGCTGTCTATCAAGGTCTTTTTAAAAATCCTTTAGTCTCGCCTGACATCCTTGGTGTCTCAAGTGGTGCAGCTGTGGGAGCTAGCGTGGCTATCATCTTAAATTTTAACTACATAGGCGTGCAGCTTAGCGCTTTTGCTTGCGGTCTTTTTGCCGTTTTCGCCGTCGTTTTTATAAGCAGTGTCATCGCAAAGGGCAGGCTAAATTTACTCGTGATGGTACTAACTGGCATCGTCATCTCATCTCTTTTTGGAGCGCTTAGCTCGCTCATAAAATTTCTAGCTGACAGCGAGGATAAGCTACCAGAAGTTACTTTTTGGCTGATGGGAAGCCTAGCAAGAAGCGGCGGATATAAAAATTTAGCTCTACTTTTTTGCGTAGTCATGATCTGCCTTGTGCCACTTTTCATGCTTCGCTACAAGCTAAATACGCTTAGTTTTGGCGAAGAAGAGGCTAGGGCGATGGGGCTAAATGTAAAATTTTACAACATCATAATCATCATCGCTTCAACGCTTCTAACCGCTACTTGTGTCTCATTTTGCGGTATCGTGGGCTGGGTGGGGCTTGTCATCCCTCACATCATGCGCTTTGTCGTGGGGGCAAATTTCATCACGCTCTTTCCAGCTTCACTGCTTGGTGGAGGGCTATTTTTACTGATAGTTGATACCACTTCACGCAGTCTAATGGTAAGCGAGATCCCACTTGGCGTCATCACTTCGCTAGTTGGCGCGCCTCTTTTTGTCTATCTACTCTATAAGAGCAAAAAGGGTTTTGCGTGA
- a CDS encoding class I SAM-dependent methyltransferase produces the protein MQGLVDYQAILERMFLPTLQKVKGKDGGVNWDDYADMYNEMTGMETASTLNLLSNLPITKDDSVLDVGCGPARLSLPLAKLAKSVSALDPFAKMLEYAKKNAKEAGVKNINFIQKDWSDEASIKGLPKHDIVLASRSVGLFDIKKLCRFAKKYVVMTSFLPDHPSLKDIWQDFLKGIKDEKEAALSDRRFGYNFIFNIAYDMGANPNLKIIDTIYERDFASLEEAFSYFRFVGEIAPEKEEIYKENVKSYLTKTKSGFKFKRETRSYLIWWDVREMKFE, from the coding sequence ATGCAAGGGCTGGTTGATTATCAAGCGATTTTGGAGCGAATGTTTTTGCCTACTTTACAAAAAGTAAAGGGCAAAGATGGCGGCGTAAACTGGGATGATTACGCAGATATGTATAATGAGATGACCGGCATGGAGACGGCCTCTACACTAAATTTACTCTCAAACCTGCCTATCACAAAAGATGACAGCGTGCTTGACGTGGGGTGTGGTCCAGCAAGGCTTAGCTTGCCACTTGCAAAGCTAGCAAAGAGCGTTAGTGCGCTAGATCCGTTTGCAAAAATGCTTGAATACGCCAAGAAAAATGCAAAAGAGGCTGGAGTAAAAAATATAAATTTCATCCAAAAAGACTGGAGTGATGAGGCGAGCATAAAGGGCTTGCCAAAACATGACATCGTGCTAGCATCACGCTCGGTTGGTCTTTTTGATATAAAAAAGCTTTGCAGATTTGCTAAAAAATATGTCGTGATGACCTCGTTTTTACCAGATCATCCAAGCCTAAAAGATATCTGGCAAGACTTCTTAAAAGGGATAAAAGATGAAAAAGAGGCAGCTCTTAGCGATAGGAGATTTGGCTACAACTTTATCTTTAACATCGCCTATGACATGGGGGCAAATCCAAATTTAAAGATAATCGACACCATTTATGAGAGGGATTTTGCTAGCCTTGAAGAGGCGTTTTCTTATTTTAGATTTGTCGGTGAGATCGCGCCTGAAAAAGAAGAAATTTACAAAGAAAATGTAAAAAGCTACCTCACAAAGACCAAAAGCGGCTTTAAATTTAAAAGAGAGACGAGGAGCTATCTTATCTGGTGGGACGTGCGGGAGATGAAATTTGAGTAG